GCAATGCGTCTGCGGGCTTCTTTGGTGTTGTACGGCTCCAGTTTGGTGAAACGTTTCAAGCCAATGAGCAACAGTTTCTGCTCATCACCCGGCTCAGACATGGCAGCCAACGCTTCTTTACCAGCTTTGTTGATACGATCAGCGGCGTCATTGATGACCACACGGGCGATGTCCAGTTGACGAGATGTCGCTTCTTCACCATTTAGGCTTACCAGTTTCTCTACGCGTAGCAAAGTAGACTCAGCTATGTAGGTTTGAATGGCCATGTCGGCGATGTACATCAAGACTTCCTGCTCTTTGTCCAGGGTCATCATGAATTTCTGCACGGCGGTACCGGCGGTTAACAGGACAGCCTTCTTGAATTTCTCAACGGCCTTTTTCTCATAGGCGAACAGGCTGGTGTCCTCGTCCCCGAAATCTGGAATAGCCATTAACTCTTGCTGTACGGCGGCGGCAGGTCCCATCAAATCCAGCTCACCTTTCATAGCTTTCTTCAACACCATGTCCACAATGAGCATGCGGTTGATTTCATTGGTGCCTTCAAAGATGCGGTTGATACGGGCATCGCGGTACGCGCGGTCCATTGGATAATCCGCTGAGAAGCCATAGCCACCGTAGATCTGAACGCCTTCGTCTACCACGTAATCCAATACCTCAGAACCATCCACTTTCAAAATGGCGGCCTCTACGGCAAATTCGCGGGCGGCTTCTAACACAGCCTCATTGTAGTTTTTACCAGCGGCCAGTAACTCTTGCTCTTTGTTGTAGATGTCGTTACCGCAACGGTAAATGGCCGACTCAACAGCGAAAATTCTAATGGCCTGCTCCGCCAGCTTATGACGGATGGCTCCGAACTTAGAGATCGGAATTTTGAACTGGATACGCTCGTTGGCATACTTCACAGACAGTTCGGCAACGCTCTTACAAGCACCCAAACAAGCCGCAGCCAATTTAATACGACCAATGTTCAAGATGTTGAAAGCGATCAAGTGGCCTTTGCCAATCTCGCCCAACACGTTTTCTTTTGGCACTTTGCAGTCGGTTAGGAACACCTGGCGGGTAGAAGAACCCTTGATACCCATCTTGTGCTCCTCATTGCCTAAGCTTAAGCCTTCATAGCCTTTCTCTACAATGAAGCCCGTGAACTTGTCACCGTCTACTTGCGCGAACACAATGAACACATCTGCAAAGCCCGCGTTGGTGATCCACATCTTCACGCCGTTCAAGATGTAGTTGTCGCCTTCTACGTCTAGCACCGCTTTGGTTTTGGCGGCCAAGGCATCTGACCCGGAACCTGGCTCTGTCAAGCAATAAGACGCTGCCCACTCACCGGTAGTCAGCTTGGGAATGTATTTGGCTTTCTGCTCTTCCGTACCGAAGTATAAAATAGGCAAGGTGCCAATACCCGTGTGCGCCGCGAAGGCCACTGGGAACGAGTGCCCCGCCCCTACCGATTCTGTTACCAATAGTGAGGAGTTGAAGTCCATGTTCAATCCGCCGTACTCCTCTGGAATAGCCACCCCGAACAAGCCCAATTCGCCCGCCTTCTTCATAAGGTTTTCCATCAGGCCTTCTTCGTGGTTGTCCAAGCGCTCCACCATGGGC
The nucleotide sequence above comes from Nibribacter ruber. Encoded proteins:
- a CDS encoding acyl-CoA dehydrogenase family protein, which translates into the protein MANTESASRTLKGGEFIIKQTSAQDIFIPEEFSEEQRMMAETAQQFVQAEVMPMVERLDNHEEGLMENLMKKAGELGLFGVAIPEEYGGLNMDFNSSLLVTESVGAGHSFPVAFAAHTGIGTLPILYFGTEEQKAKYIPKLTTGEWAASYCLTEPGSGSDALAAKTKAVLDVEGDNYILNGVKMWITNAGFADVFIVFAQVDGDKFTGFIVEKGYEGLSLGNEEHKMGIKGSSTRQVFLTDCKVPKENVLGEIGKGHLIAFNILNIGRIKLAAACLGACKSVAELSVKYANERIQFKIPISKFGAIRHKLAEQAIRIFAVESAIYRCGNDIYNKEQELLAAGKNYNEAVLEAAREFAVEAAILKVDGSEVLDYVVDEGVQIYGGYGFSADYPMDRAYRDARINRIFEGTNEINRMLIVDMVLKKAMKGELDLMGPAAAVQQELMAIPDFGDEDTSLFAYEKKAVEKFKKAVLLTAGTAVQKFMMTLDKEQEVLMYIADMAIQTYIAESTLLRVEKLVSLNGEEATSRQLDIARVVINDAADRINKAGKEALAAMSEPGDEQKLLLIGLKRFTKLEPYNTKEARRRIAAEMIKANDYVY